In the genome of Pichia kudriavzevii chromosome 4, complete sequence, one region contains:
- a CDS encoding uncharacterized protein (PKUD0D02555; Pfam Domains: zf-CHCC(2.2e-16)) produces the protein MFARFTSSARRHVATATKTATSTTAASAAAGETGSTVIPQDPLDVIPSSTYKQAPNRATTWSVSQRNRDELVKTDPRFVGKDLSMQPQPLAAIELIKKQPVSFVHGNIAVCHGTDFVQGHPKVYINLDKDKVATCGYCGARYARKDLEGKL, from the coding sequence ATGTTTGCCAGATTCACATCTAGTGCCAGACGTCATGTTGCCACTGCCACAAAGACGGCAACTTCCACTACAGCAGCTTCAGCTGCAGCTGGAGAGACTGGTTCGACCGTCATTCCTCAGGACCCCTTGGACGTCATTCCATCCTCTACGTACAAACAGGCGCCTAATAGAGCAACCACATGGTCGGTGTCCCAGAGAAACAGAGACGAGCTTGTGAAGACAGACCCTAGATTTGTCGGTAAAGACCTCTCCATGCAGCCCCAGCCCCTTGCAGCCATTGAACTCATCAAGAAACAGCCAGTTTCGTTTGTCCATGGCAACATTGCCGTCTGCCATGGCACCGACTTTGTGCAGGGACATCCAAAGGTGTACATCAACCTCGACAAGGACAAGGTGGCTACCTGCGGCTATTGTGGCGCCAGATATGCCAGAAAGGACTTGGAGGGCAAGCTCTAA
- a CDS encoding uncharacterized protein (PKUD0D02520; similar to Saccharomyces cerevisiae YMR047C (NUP116) and YKL068W (NUP100); ancestral locus Anc_2.610), with protein MSISDIALKKDAETLYGGQNATPSPTSQPLATPPNQQQTQKLEQIRPIFRKTSSQNSYKLSQLPQLETRSISNDSNVQVPVNTEPQTQKRVINVNESLLHNTRNGVHKIPGTHSVPVTPQSILSPQVKSVNVPASILSSQSNLPSSTSTMQCPTPITPQLKSSTSTISFQVPNQKHRGSISARPSVTKFPSDASGSVQSSAMAGGQTPLAQRQTLNLHTSTGNPLSFMVNPITKQKIPATTTSAANTSRMESVRSPIYSEGGCITPVGYISNNNVIPSSNTLIDQNSFGGSRHSMSPDEPAPMTPTLNLNNSSYPNSRKTSIPTDHHTPVYELKSGISSTSSVAGMVPTGNSTPGSSKKKTTKAIVSPPIGPVVPFTQYLSKEDDDKIHILIGATGSVATIKIPMIIDKLFKIYGTDKVSIQLVVTRSAEHFLRGLKISTEVKIWREQEEWSSPVNKIKPGDPILHVELRKWADIFLIAPLSANTLAKIANGLADNLLTTIVRIWNPLVPIIAAPAMNTFMYSHPMTKIHMNILKEDLPFVEILKPVEKVLVCGDIGMGGMREWSEVVHITVKKLKEIQKKKLSGEETMVGVSKNPVNGEGISYKEKGEAKEEEDDEEEDDEEEDDEDDEEEEEEEEDDEEEDDDDEEEEEEDEEDDEEEEEDDEEDDEEEEDEVSVAGDDAAKR; from the coding sequence ATGTCTATCTCCGATATTGCGCTGAAAAAAGACGCCGAAACATTGTATGGAGGCCAAAATGCTACCCCCTCACCGACTAGCCAGCCTCTAGCAACGCCTCCTAACCAGCAACAAACCCAGAAGCTTGAGCAAATCCGCCCTATTTTCAGAAAGACCAGTTCACAGAACTCATACAAACTGTCGCAACTTCCACAGCTTGAAACAAGGTCTATTTCAAATGATTCAAATGTTCAAGTCCCTGTTAATACTGAACCTCAAACTCAAAAGCGTGTGATAAATGTCAACGAATCACTATTACACAATACCAGGAATGGGGTACACAAAATACCAGGTACACATAGTGTACCAGTGACTCCGCAATCTATTCTCTCGCCGCAAGTGAAGTCGGTGAATGTTCCTGCATCTATTCTAAGCAGTCAAAGTAACCTTCCATCAAGCACTTCAACAATGCAGTGCCCCACACCAATCACACCACAGTTAAAGTCATCAACAAGCaccatttcttttcaagttccaaatcaaaaacataGAGGTTCCATATCTGCACGCCCATCAGTTACTAAATTCCCATCCGATGCGTCGGGTTCCGTGCAATCTTCAGCAATGGCTGGCGGTCAAACCCCTCTTGCGCAGAGACAAACACTAAATCTACATACTTCAACGGGGAACCCCTTGTCGTTCATGGTGAATCCAATCACGAAACAGAAAATTCCAGCTACCACTACAAGTGCAGCAAACACATCAAGGATGGAAAGCGTTAGGTCTCCTATTTATTCCGAAGGTGGCTGTATTACACCTGTAGGATACAtttccaacaacaacgtAATACCCTCTTCAAATACCTTGATTGATCAGAACAGTTTTGGTGGATCTCGTCATTCTATGTCCCCAGACGAGCCTGCACCAATGACTCCAACATTAAATCTTAATAATTCGTCGTATCCGAATTCAAGGAAAACGTCTATTCCCACTGATCACCACACACCTGTTTACGAATTAAAAAGCGGAATATCATCCACATCGTCCGTAGCAGGCATGGTACCAACAGGAAACTCTACTCCTGGATCATCCAAGAAGAAGACCACAAAGGCCATAGTTTCGCCCCCTATTGGTCCTGTTGTTCCGTTCACACAATATTTGAGtaaagaagatgatgacaAAATTCACATTCTAATTGGAGCAACGGGTTCTGTTGCAACTATAAAGATTCCAATGATTATAGATaagttattcaaaatatatGGGACAGATAAGGTGAGCATACAGTTGGTCGTTACAAGGTCTGCTGAACATTTTCTTCGAggtttgaaaatatcaacagaGGTTAAAATTTGGAGAGAGCAAGAAGAGTGGTCGTCACCTGTTAATAAGATAAAACCAGGAGATCCAATTTTGCATGTAGAATTGCGAAAATGGGCTGatattttccttattgCACCACTAAGTGCTAATACACTTGCGAAGATTGCCAATGGACTAGCTGACAATTTGTTGACCACAATAGTGAGAATCTGGAACCCTCTTGTACCGATAATTGCGGCTCCAGCGATGAATACCTTTATGTATAGCCATCCAATGACAAAAATCCATATGAATATACTGAAGGAGGATCTACCATTTGTAGAGATATTAAAACCCGTTGAGAAAGTTTTAGTTTGTGGTGATATTGGAATGGGTGGTATGAGGGAATGGAGTGAGGTAGTTCATATTACTGTtaaaaagttgaaggaaatacagaagaagaaattaagTGGGGAAGAGACTATGGTGGGGGTATCGAAGAATCCAGTAAACGGCGAAGGTATAAGTTATAAGGAAAAGGGTGAAGccaaggaagaagaagacgatgaagaagaagacgatgaagaagaagacgatgaagatgacgaagaagaagaagaagaagaagaagacgatgaagaagaagacgatgacgatgaagaagaagaagaagaagatgaagaagacgatgaagaagaagaagaagatgatgaagaagacgatgaagaagaagaagacgaagTGAGTGTAGCTGGTGATGACGCTGCTAAGAGATAA
- a CDS encoding uncharacterized protein (PKUD0D02540; similar to Saccharomyces cerevisiae YPL103C (FMP30); ancestral locus Anc_8.582), whose translation MGLKVRSIVYTLLTYTAYTAYSYRLTQHVIVEREKLHEYGIDKRFDTLEILGRFENPFKEYRPQTIYEFFVMRLIELTEIGKKRGNVPDDMDDRKKSLGWMKASVDKIKELGETCNDKVGYTWLGQSCGILQSGNKMFLMDPLFEDWIVNKWVGPRRIVPSPLNIDEMMELSPDYVVVSHDHPDHLGDETTRKFSQLDLKWIVPFGVKDFLLDHNVKEESIIEMKWWEKQQLDSEFEIVCLPAMHWSGRKLYDANQSLWSSFMILKKGRSIFYHGGDTGYVDGLFKKIGDKYGPITLAALPIGQYCPEWHQKPRHISPLESIKMMKEMKVENMVGVHWGTFTLSSEDYLEPADKLTEINAEGATVPQPGFTNIYNISK comes from the coding sequence ATGGGGCTAAAAGTGAGAAGTATAGTGTATACGTTACTTACGTATACAGCATACACAGCATATAGTTATAGACTAACACAACATGTGATTGTTGAACGAGAAAAATTGCATGAATACGGGATAGACAAGAGGTTTGATACGTTAGAAATACTTGGTCGTTTCGAAAATCCTTTTAAAGAGTACCGACCACAGACAATCTATGAATTTTTCGTTATGAGGTTGATTGAGCTGACTGAAATAGGGAAGAAGAGAGGCAATGTTCCTGATGATATGGATGacaggaaaaaaagtttgGGTTGGATGAAGGCATCTGTAGATAAGATCAAAGAGTTGGGGGAGACATGCAATGATAAAGTTGGATATACATGGTTAGGGCAAAGCTGCGGTATTCTACAGTCTGGGAATAAGATGTTTCTAATGGATCCACtatttgaagattggaTTGTCAACAAATGGGTCGGACCAAGAAGAATTGTACCGAGCCCATTAAATATCGACGAGATGATGGAGTTGAGTCCAGACTATGTAGTTGTTAGTCACGATCATCCCGACCATCTTGGCGATGAGACAACAAGGAAATTTTCCCAGTTGGATTTGAAATGGATTGTGCCATTTGGAGTCAAAGATTTCCTTTTGGACCATAATGTTAAGGAGGAATCCattattgaaatgaaaTGGTGGGAGAAGCAGCAACTTGATTCGGAGTTTGAGATTGTTTGTTTACCTGCGATGCATTGGTCGGGAAGGAAACTATACGATGCCAACCAATCCCTATGGAGTAGTtttatgattttgaaaaaaggCCGATCGATTTTCTACCATGGAGGAGATACGGGATATGTCGATGGACTGTTCAAAAAAATCGGTGACAAATATGGTCCAATTACACTTGCAGCCCTTCCCATTGGGCAATATTGTCCTGAGTGGCATCAGAAACCTAGACATATTAGTCCATTGGAGAGCATCAAGATGATGAAGGAAATGAAGGTTGAAAACATGGTGGGAGTTCATTGGGGGACATTTACTCTAAGTTCGGAGGATTATCTAGAGCCCGCTGACAAGTTGACGGAGATCAATGCCGAGGGTGCAACTGTTCCGCAACCTGGATTCACCAATATATAcaatatttccaaatag
- a CDS encoding uncharacterized protein (PKUD0D02510; similar to Saccharomyces cerevisiae YER148W (SPT15); ancestral locus Anc_8.197), whose translation MDSLKLPTTAARANAFMGQGSLSFPTSQGQGQGQGHSQEQAQTQVEAKFPVDDVHSVDAMVNNDGSLVNNVKIENPSASTISKFESSADLQLNADGTISKNVANDTSNAISTEDGSASGIVPTLQNIVATVNLDCRLELKTIALHARNAEYNPKRFAAVIMRIREPKTTALIFASGKMVVTGAKSEDDSKLAARKYARIIQKLGFNAKFTDFKIQNIVGSCDVKFPIRLEGLAYAHGTFSSYEPELFPGLIYRMVKPKIVLLIFVSGKIVLTGAKQREEIYKAFEAIYPVLSEFRKN comes from the coding sequence ATGGACTCTCTTAAGTTGCCCACCACGGCTGCTAGAGCCAACGCTTTTATGGGACAGGGGTCTCTCTCCTTTCCAACGTCCCAGGGGCAAGGGCAAGGGCAAGGTCACAGCCAGGAGCAGGCACAGACACAGGTTGAGGCAAAATTTCCCGTCGACGATGTCCATTCCGTCGATGCTATGGTAAATAATGATGGTAGTTTAGTCAACAACgtaaaaatagaaaatcCTTCCGCTTCCACTATATCCAAGTTTGAATCTTCTGCGGACTTGCAGCTGAATGCCGATGGCACAATCTCTAAAAACGTTGCCAATGATACCTCTAATGCTATTTCAACTGAAGATGGATCAGCATCGGGGATTGTTCCCACGTTACAAAACATTGTTGCAACGGTGAATCTGGATTGTAGGTTGGAATTGAAGACAATTGCCTTACACGCAAGAAATGCCGAATATAATCCAAAGCGGTTTGCGGCTGTTATTATGAGAATCAGAGAGCCGAAAACAACCGCATTGATTTTTGCTTCCGGTAAGATGGTTGTTACAGGTGCCAAGTCCGAAGATGATTCCAAATTAGCTGCTAGAAAGTATGCCagaattattcaaaaattggGCTTTAATGCCAAATTCACTGACTTCaagattcaaaatattgttgGTTCATGTGATGTTAAATTTCCTATTCGATTAGAAGGTTTAGCATATGCGCATGGTACTTTCTCGTCATATGAACCGGAATTATTTCCAGGTTTGATTTATAGAATGGTTAAGCCGAAAATCGTCCTTTTGATTTTCGTGTCAGGTAAGATTGTTCTTACTGGTGCCaagcaaagagaagaaatttACAAAGCATTTGAAGCAATCTATCCTGTTTTGAGTGAATTCAGAAAGAATTGA
- a CDS encoding uncharacterized protein (PKUD0D02550; similar to Saccharomyces cerevisiae YBR176W (ECM31); ancestral locus Anc_8.583), with protein sequence MVKKYMFSALRRYSTHSVVRQSTLSDMYKLYAKNQPISVITAHDFITGRIADAAASVDAVLVGDSLAMVAKGHPSTLELDLDDFYHSTKSVVRGIDSKFIIADIPFGSFESSTEKCVETAIKLMKIGKIGSIKIEGSYELTDRIKTLTSFGIPVTGHLGLTPQRFNALGGFKAQGKSAENALDIYRQALHLQEIGCKMLVLECIPEKLAQFITEHLRIPTIGIGAGNKTSGQVLVMADALGMLDAKNAKFVKQYMNFHQLAVDSLNTFGNEVKSQTFPETVKHTYPMKEEEFTEFLELTKSL encoded by the coding sequence ATGGTCAAGAAATACATGTTTTCAGCATTAAGAAGATACTCAACACACTCGGTGGTAAGACAATCCACACTGTCGGACATGTACAAATTGTATGCCAAGAACCAACCAATCTCGGTGATCACGGCACATGACTTTATAACGGGCCGCATAGCAGACGCTGCAGCATCAGTCGACGCAGTGCTGGTGGGGGATTCGTTGGCTATGGTTGCAAAGGGACACCCGTCCACTTTGGAACTGGATCTCGATGATTTCTACCATTCTACGAAATCGGTGGTACGTGGCATCGATTCCAAATTTATAATTGCCGACATTCCATTTGGCTCCTTTGAATCTTCCACGGAGAAATGTGTCGAAACGGCAATCAAACTCATGAAAATCGGGAAAATCGGCTCAATTAAAATCGAAGGCTCTTACGAACTAACCGACAGAATCAAAACTTTGACCAGTTTCGGCATACCTGTAACGGGCCATTTAGGCCTGACACCACAACGGTTCAACGCCTTGGGCGGATTCAAGGCACAGGGTAAGTCTGCTGAAAACGCATTGGATATATACAGACAAGCCTTACATCTACAAGAAATTGGCTGCAAAATGCTGGTTTTGGAATGTATACCTGAAAAGTTGGCGCAGTTCATCACCGAACACTTAAGGATACCTACCATTGGTATAGGTGCAGGCAACAAGACGTCGGGTCAAGTTCTGGTGATGGCTGACGCCTTGGGTATGTTGGATGCCAAGAATGCCAAGTTTGTTAAACAGTATATGAACTTCCATCAATTGGCAGTGGATTCTCTAAATACCTTTGGAAACGAGGTCAAATCACAAACTTTCCCAGAGACAGTCAAACACACTTATCCAATGAAAGAGGAAGAGTTTACCGAATTTCTAGAATTGACTAAATCTCTATAG
- a CDS encoding uncharacterized protein (PKUD0D02530; similar to Saccharomyces cerevisiae YMR049C (ERB1); ancestral locus Anc_2.613), producing MARRPTKVQSEEKSFQNAAKKRTHEEQNESSDEEFELNGKINPDDSDDESASEPEAGEPSEEDSEAELNAMLEQEEGEASEGESDSDLSFSDEDDTKSLTDRLSDVKLRTLSSESLKKLDEVHTTFVDGRPRIIKPEIEPVYDSDDSDQEEFNTIGNIPLSAYEEYPHIGYDINGKRIMRPAKGSALDQLLENIDLPEGWTGLLDKNSGSALNISEEELELIRKIEKNENTDESINMYEPTIEWFTSKTEIMPLSAAPEPKSRFTPSKHEARRIMKIVKAIREGKIIPPDQRKKIQEEEEENHYDLWEGVDDEITKDHIMTLRAPKLPPPTNEESYNPPEEYLLTPEEQKQWEEMDPSERERNFIPQKYGSLRKVPGYGENIRERFERCLDLYLAPRVRKNKLNIDPESLVPELPSPKDLRPFPIRTSTTYEGHEGKIRTLSVDPTGNWLATGSDDGTVRIWEVLTGRQVHKFNIIDTEENSEDHIESVQWNPDPDCGILAIAAGENIYICIPPIFGYEIENEGHTRIEDGFGFAKMKNNSSDMKGVASDNEEEERDEEGGANQTENDKKNAAEWFKPTKAQLENGISLVITTSRGSSACTIKKLNWHRRGDYLLSVAPDGGNKASILIHQLSKHASQSPFSKSRGILMDAKFHPTKPILIVMSQRYIRIYNLQLQQLVKKLLPGARWLSCLDIHPRGGDHLIAGSYDKRVLWHDLDLAATPYKTLRYHEKAVRSVAFHKGTLPLFCSASDDGAIHVFHATVYDDLITNPLLVPLKKLEGHKVVNSLGVLDVCWHPREAWLFSAGADHVARLWTT from the coding sequence ATGGCTAGGAGACCGACAAAAGTACAGTCTGAGGAGaaatcttttcaaaatgcGGCTAAGAAGAGGACGCACGAAGAACAAAATGAGAGttctgatgaagaatttgagttGAATGGAAAAATCAATCCAGATGATAGTGATGACGAGAGTGCATCAGAACCAGAAGCAGGAGAACCTTCTGAAGAGGATTCTGAAGCAGAGTTGAATGCAATGCtagaacaagaagaaggtgaagCAAGTGAGGGAGAAAGTGACAGTGATTTATCGTTTTCTGACGAAGATGATACAAAGTCGCTGACTGATCGTTTATCTGATGTCAAACTTCGTACATTATCAAGCGAATCGTTGAAAAAACTTGACGAGGTTCATACCACCTTTGTAGACGGTAGGCCAAGGATCATCAAACCCGAAATCGAGCCTGTTTATGATTCCGATGATTCTGATCAAGAAGAATTTAATACAATTGGAAATATTCCGTTGAGTGCTTATGAGGAATATCCACACATTGGTTATGATATTAACGGTAAGAGGATCATGAGGCCTGCAAAGGGCTCTGCTCTTGACCAGCTGTTGGAAAACATCGATCTACCAGAAGGTTGGACCGGTTTGCTCGATAAGAACTCTGGTTCTGCGTTAAACATcagtgaagaagaattggagTTGATTCGTaagattgagaaaaatgagaataCAGATGAAAGCATAAACATGTATGAGCCAACAATTGAATGGTTCACGTCAAAGACCGAAATAATGCCGTTAAGTGCAGCACCAGAACCAAAGAGTAGATTTACACCTTCCAAGCATGAAGCTAGAAGAATCATGAAGATTGTGAAGGCGATCAGAGAAGGAAAGATCATTCCACCAgatcaaaggaaaaaaatacaagaagaggaagaagaaaaccaTTATGATTTATGGGAAggtgttgatgatgaaattacaAAAGATCATATTATGACTTTAAGAGCACCTAAATTACCTCCTCCAACGAATGAAGAATCATACAATCCACCTGAGGAGTATTTACTCACGccagaagaacaaaagcAGTGGGAGGAAATGGATCCATCTGAACGTGAACGTAACTTTATCCCCCAAAAATATGGTTCATTAAGAAAAGTTCCTGGCTATGGGGAAAATATTCGTGAACGGTTCGAGAGATGCCTAGATTTGTACCTTGCACCAAGAGTTCGTAAGAATAAACTGAATATCGATCCGGAATCCCTTGTTCCTGAGTTACCATCTCCTAAGGATTTGAGACCATTCCCTATCAGAACATCCACCACATATGAAGGTCATGAGGGTAAGATTCGTACATTATCAGTCGATCCAACTGGTAACTGGTTAGCAACAGGTTCTGATGATGGTACTGTTCGTATTTGGGAAGTTTTGACAGGTAGGCAAGTTCACAAATTTAATATTATCGACACGGAAGAAAACAGTGAAGATCATATCGAATCAGTTCAGTGGAACCCAGATCCAGATTGCGGTATTTTGGCAATTGCAGCTGGTGAAAACATCTATATTTGTATTCCACCGATCTTTGGCtatgaaattgaaaatgaagggCACACAAGAATTGAGGatggttttggttttgcGAAAATGAAGAACAACTCTAGTGATATGAAAGGTGTGGCTTCTGATaatgaggaggaagaaaGAGACGAAGAAGGTGGTGCTAACcaaactgaaaatgataagAAGAATGCAGCTGAATGGTTCAAGCCTACCAAGGCGcaacttgaaaatggtatTTCATTGGTTATCACAACCAGTAGAGGTTCATCAGCTTGTACGATTAAGAAGTTAAACTGGCATCGCCGTGGTGATTACTTATTGTCGGTTGCACCTGACGGAGGTAACAAGGCGAGTATTCTAATCCATCAACTGTCCAAGCATGCGTCACAATCACCTTTTTCCAAAAGTAGAGGTATTCTAATGGATGCAAAATTCCACCCGACAAAACCAATTTTAATAGTAATGTCACAAAGGTATATCAGAATTTACAATCTacaacttcaacaattggTCAAGAAGTTACTACCAGGTGCAAGGTGGTTGTCTTGTTTGGACATCCATCCAAGAGGTGGTGACCATCTGATTGCCGGTTCTTATGATAAGAGAGTCTTATGGCATGACTTAGATTTGGCTGCAACACCATATAAAACATTAAGATATCATGAAAAGGCGGTTAGGTCTGTTGCATTCCACAAGGGAACGTTGCCATTATTCTGTTCTGCTTCTGATGATGGGGCAATTCATGTCTTCCATGCCACCGTTTATGATGATTTAATCACAAATCCGCTACTGGTTCCTTTAAAGAAGTTAGAAGGACATAAAGTTGTTAACTCTCTAGGTGTTTTAGATGTTTGTTGGCATCCACGGGAAGCATGGTTGTTCTCTGCTGGGGCGGACCATGTTGCTAGATTGTGGACAACTTAA
- a CDS encoding uncharacterized protein (PKUD0D02500), producing MSQDDREVWFLINHAERELKNAHDLLKTHISNNQEREGVLPISNYNTFIKSALNSYFKVLRNYTGILDASIQSSLYYKTAHTLFKESMSLDLASDYCTRGIQICNKNEPTLTLTKLKLLYLHFQIKLQLKPINEQVGYLNNIIENEIPENSSFGILKLFFRFVKFKHFSSLYTVEKNVKEVQLILDGVERFSFANSTTFLQLVLVNLIEYQLMNSQPLSDIEKCLHKLKLINERSSDHLRIQFTSMHHLLDMYLSLYSMDLKAFQEKSLKCEEFRKTLKERKIQLGSNLQFVLICGDSHFVFYSKWMTTLEYFYTTTLYSAVGFSFFSWKNKIADTLFKRLSNNAYDKIQISGKIETLEDFQHEVVRFNYLKSITLLQKILCDFTNDKYPNADEPLIETGLEELVENFNSKRFTGYELLFFSTLIPYIKFILAMVYQRNGHYLKSLYYYSQLIQKKPVSKPSVTGMPLMVSFDALSLYSVLNSVPILQFLIESEKDINKNLSEFDLNYDQSMKRFSNLLRIKDILKQKIETLSYIPENTDNLYVKASINTIQYFYFSNPWIASNTEPFKDSPLLLAILEMIYGYTYKTDPGLSEIDNINNKINHFTRACKYSIVTVDSDSHSNRLAMLGYWEIWNVMNKNKNLFPSEQIEKVWGKYSYFASESSPNPKRVKFN from the coding sequence ATGTCTCAGGATGATAGAGAAGTCTGGTTTCTTATTAATCATGCAGAGCGGGAGCTGAAAAATGCACATGATCTGTTGAAAACACACATATCGAATAACCAGGAGAGGGAAGGTGTACTACCAATATCTAATTATAACACCTTCATCAAGTCGGCCTTGAACTCCTACTTTAAAGTGTTGAGAAATTATACTGGAATATTGGACGCTAGCATCCAATCGAGTTTATATTACAAAACTGCACATACGTTGTTTAAAGAATCTATGAGCTTAGATCTAGCATCGGACTATTGTACTCGTGGTATTCAAATATGCAACAAAAACGAGCCAACCTTGACGCTGACCAAGCTCAAACTATTATACCtacatttccaaatcaaaTTACAACTAAAACCAATTAATGAACAAGTGGGGTATTTGAAtaatatcattgaaaatgaaattccAGAGAACTCTAGCTTTGGGATCTTGAAACTATTTTTCAGATTCGTGAAATTCAAACACTTCAGTTCATTATACACAGTAGAGAAAAATGTCAAAGAAGTCCAATTGATTCTTGATGGTGTGGAACGGTTTTCTTTTGCGAATTCTACAACTTTTCTCCAATTGGTACTTGTAAACCTAATTGAATACCAACTAATGAACTCCCAGCCCCTttcagatattgaaaaatgtctCCACAAGCTGAAACTAATCAATGAAAGGTCTAGTGATCATCTGCGTATCCAATTTACCTCCATGCATCATTTATTGGATATGTATTTATCCCTTTATTCGATGGATTTGAAAGCGTTTCAGGAAAAAAGCTTAAAATGTGAAGAGTTTaggaaaactttgaaagaaagaaaaatacagCTAGGTTCAAACCTACAATTTGTTTTAATATGTGGGGATTCACACTTTGTTTTCTATAGTAAGTGGATGACAACTCTAGAATACTTTTATACCACTACACTCTATTCAGCCGTGGGattctcctttttttcatggAAGAACAAAATAGCAGATACCTTGTTCAAGCGTTTAAGCAACAACGCCTATGATAAAATTCAGATATCTGGAAAAATCGAAACTCTTGAGGACTTTCAACACGAAGTGGTTCGATTTAATTacttgaaatcaatcacTTTATTGCAAAAAATTCTATGTGATTTTACAAACGATAAATATCCCAATGCAGATGAGCCTTTAATTGAAACAGGTCTTGAAGAACtagttgaaaatttcaattcaaaaagattTACAGGCTATGAATTattgttcttttcaacCCTCATCCCATATATTAAATTCATCCTTGCAATggtttatcaaagaaatggGCATTACCTTAAGTCTTTGTATTATTATTCACAATtaatccaaaaaaaaccagTATCGAAACCATCCGTGACTGGTATGCCTTTGATGGTTTCTTTTGATGCACTCTCACTTTATTCTGTCCTTAATAGTGTCCCAATTTTACAGTTTCTTATTGAATCTGAAAAGGATATTAACAAAAACTTATCtgagtttgatttgaacTATGACCAATCAATGAAGAGATTCAGCAACCTGCTGAGGATAAAGGACATATTAAAGCAAAAAATTGAGACTCTTTCTTACATACCTGAAAACACTGACAACCTATACGTAAAGGCATCCATCAATACAATCCAATATTTTTACTTTTCCAACCCTTGGATCGCATCCAACACAGAGCCTTTCAAAGACTCTCCGTTATTACTTGCTATCTTGGAAATGATCTATGGCTACACTTATAAAACGGATCCTGGGCTATCTGAAATAGataatatcaacaataaaattaaCCATTTTACAAGGGCTTgtaaatattcaattgtGACTGTTGATTCGGATTCACACTCAAACAGATTAGCAATGTTAGGGTACTGGGAAATTTGGAATGTCATGAATAAGAATAAAAACTTGTTTCCATCTGAACAGATTGAAAAAGTGTGGGGTAAATACAGCTATTTTGCTTCAGAATCGTCACCTAACCCTAAAAGAGTGAAATTTAATTAG